The genomic segment CGAGAGCACGAACATCAAGTCCGAAAGGCGGTTGAGATACTGGCGGGGCGTGTCTTTCAAGGCCTCTTCGTTGCCCAGCGCCACCACTGCGCGCTCGGCCCGGCGAGCCACGGTGCGGCAGACATGCGCCAGCGACGCAGCGCGGGTACCGGCCGGAAGAATGAACTCCTCCAGGCGCGGCAGCGCGGCGTTGTGTTCTGCCAAAGCCTCGTCCAACGCGAGCACCGCTTCGTGCTTAAGCAATTCAAACCCGGGGATCGACAACTCGCCGCCCAGATTGAAAAGCTGGTGCTGGATTTCGACCAACAGGCTGCGCACCGCAGGCGGCATGTCTTCGCACAGCAGCACACCGAGGTGGCTGTTGAGCTCGTCCACATCGCCCATGGCGTGCACCCGCAGGCTGTTTTTAGAAACACGGGTGTTGTCGCCCAGCCCCGTGGTGCCGTTGTCCCCTGTGCGGGTGGCGATTTGTGTGAGTCGGTTTGCCATGCGCCCATTGTGGCAGGCACGGCTGCCGCTTGCCCGCCAGCAAAGTGACAGCCCCTCGCGCCGCGCAGATTCCTACAATGGCGAAAACAAGGAGACACGCCATGAACGCCCCCACCGCCCTGAACCACCTGTTGCCCCAAGTGAACCTGCGCGAAGTGCCCGCTGCTTTGCTGGAGGCCCTCAAGGCCCGCTTTGGCGATCAGCTCTCAACCGCGCTGGTGGTGCGCGAGCAGCACGGGCGTGATGAGTCGGCCTTTGACGTGCCGCCACCCTCGGCGGTGGTGTTCGCGCAAAACACACAAGACGTGAGCGATGCGGTGAAGCTGGCGGCGCAATACCTGGTGCCGGTGATTCCCTTCGGCGTGGGCTCTTCGCTCGAAGGCCACCTGCTGGCGGTGCAAGGTGGCATCAGCCTGGATGTGAGCCGCATGAACAAGGTGCTCTCCATCAACGCCGAGGACCTGACCGTCACCGTGCAGCCCGGCGTGACACGCAAGCAGCTCAATGACGAGATCAAATCCACCGGCCTCTTCTTCCCCATCGACCCCGGCGCGGATGCCACCATTGGCGGCATGAGCGCCACCCGTGCCAGCGGAACCAACGCGGTGCGCTACGGCACCATGCGCGAAAACGTGCTGGCTCTGGAAGTGGTGACCGCCAGCGGAGAAATCATCCGCACCGGCACCCGCGCCAAGAAGAGCAGCGCCGGCTACGACCTGACCCGCCTGATGGTGGGCAGTGAAGGCACGCTGGGCGTGATCACCGAAGTCACCGTCAAGCTCTACCCGCTGCCCGAGGCGGTGATGGCAGCCACCTGCTCATTCAACAGTCTGGCAGACGCAGTCAACACCACGATCCAGCTCATTCAACTCGGCGTGCCGATAGCACGCTGCGAGCTGCTGGACGAAAACACCATCCGCATGGTTAATGCGCACTCCAAGCTCACGCTGCGCGAAGGCGCCATGCTGCTGATGGAGTTCCACGGCTCGCCCGAAGGCGTGAAAGAACAGATGCAGACCGTGCAGGACATTGCAGCCGAGTTCGGCGGTGCCGCGTTCGAGTGGGCCGAAACGCCTGAAGAGCGCACCCGCTTGTGGACCGCGCGGCACAACGCCTACTTTGCCGGTATTCAGTCGCGCCCGGGCTGCAAGGCCATCACCACCGACACTTGCGTGCCCATCTCCAGCCTGGCCGACGCGCTCTTGGACAGTGTGACCGAGGCCCAAGAGGCGGGTCTGCCCTTCTTCCTGGTCGGCCACGTGGGCGACGGCAATTTCCACATGGGCTACCTGATTGACCCGGCCATTCCGGCCGAGCGTGAGTTGGCCGAGCAGCTCAACCACCAGCTGGTGGCGCGCGCGCTCAAGCTGGGCGGCACCTGCACCGGCGAGCACGGCGTGGGCCTGCACAAGCAAGGCTTTTTGGTGGAGGAAACCGGCAATGGCGCGGTGGAGATGATGCGCACCATCAAGCGCGCGCTGGACCCGCACAACATCCTGAATCCCGGCAAAATTTTTGCGCTATAAATTAGATAGCTGACTGCGCATATTTCATGAGCGCTAGCAAGGTATTTATTCATCAATTTACGACAAGGGGTTGGCAATGGGCGTGATGTTTTGGGTGGTTTTGGCGGTCGCGGTGTTTTACCTGATCAGCCTCTACAACGGGCTGGTGGAGGTCAAAAACGCGGTGTCCAAAGCATGGGCCAACATCGATGTGCTGCTCAAACAGCGCCATGACGAGTTGCCCAAGCTGATCGACACCTGCAAGCAATACATGCAGCACGAGCAAGCCACCCTGGAGAAGGTGATTGCAGCCAGGGCCAAGGTGTCCAATGCGCGCGAGTCGCAAGACGTGGCCGCAGTGGGCCGGGCCGAGACCGGTTTGCGCAGCGGCCTGGGCCAGTTGTTTGCATTGGCCGAGAGCTACCCCGACCTGAAAGCCAACGAGCAGTTTGTGCAACTGCAAGCGCGTATCAGCAGCCTGGAAAACAGCATCGCCGACCGGCGCGAGTTTTACAACGAGTCGGTCAATATCAACAACGTGCGCATCGAGCAGTTTCCCGGTGTGCTGGTGGCGCGACTCTTCAACTTCAAGGCGTTTGAACTGCTCAAGTTCACCGCCGAAGAACTCACCGACGTGGACGTCAGCGCCCGATTCAAAGCCTGAGCGGGGGCGGCGTGGACTTGGGACTCACAGGCCTGCGCTGGGTGCGCAGCCAGAGCCTGAACGGCCTGCTGGCGGCGGCATATTCTGGAGCCGCCGGTGCGGCTTTTCACTTCGGGCCGGGGCGCGCGCAACTCTGGTGCGTCGGGGCTGCCAGCGCCATCGGTTTGCTGGCCTGGGGGGCCTCCCTGCGTCGTGCCCGGGCGATTGCCAATATCGCGACCTCGCGCATTGCCTCGGCTGCGCAGGGCTATGTGGAGCTCCAGGGCCGCACCAGCACCACCGACCTGATTTACAGCCCGCTGACCCACAGCGCCTGCATCTGGTACCGCTACCGGATCTACGAGCGCAACAACAGCAAAGACGAATGGCGCGAAGTGGACAGCGGCGTGAGCAGCGCCACCTTTGACCTGCTCGACGGTAGTGGGAGTTGCACTATCGACCCCGACCATGGCGAGGTCATGGGGGCCGAGGTAGTGACCCGCTATGCCAACGAGCACAAGCATGTCGAAGAACTCTTGCACGGGGGCCGCACCTTGTATGCGCTGGGAGAGTTCACAACCATCGGCGGTGCCAACTCTGCATTGAGCTTGCGCGAAGACGTGAACGCCCTGCTCACCACCTGGAAACAAAACCCCACCGATCTGCACCGGCGCTTCGACCTGAACCGCGACGGGGAGATTGACCTCCAAGAGTGGGAGCTGGCCCGCCGCCTGGCGGTGCGCACGGTAGAGCATGAACACCGCAACATCCGGGCCCAACCCGGTGTGCACATGCTGCGCGCCCCGCAGGATGGACGCTTGTTTTTGCTCTCCCCCCTCTCGCCGCAGGCCCTGCGCCGGCGCTATCTGCTGTGGAGCGCGCTACACCTGAGTGTGTGCCTGGGCGCCGCCTATGTGGCGCTCAAATTGCTCCTGAAAGCATAGCAATCTGCGCAGACTTTATCTGCGCCAGAGGCCTCCAGGGCATGTCATCAGAATGGCCATGCGGGGCTCGCGGCCGACATGTCGACTTTGCGCACCGTGCTGTGGTCGTTGGTGGAGGTGTTGACATACATCAGTGCCGGCTCAGCAGCAAATCCGAATGCCGCCACTTGGGCCGCCGCCTGCGCGGAGTAGCGCACACCCCAAAGATCAAAGGTGGCACGGTGGTCCCGCCCGGTGATCCAGGACAGGGTGATCAACAGGTTGTCATTGCCCGTCGGGCTGGGCTTGGTGGCATAGGTGCTGTAGCCGAGCGCGCTGCGGTTTGCGGCCCAATCGGCAGCGACCACGGCGTCAAACTGGCGCTGGTGCAAATAGAGCAAGGTGACGATGTCCCAGCCGGTCGGAATATGGGCCTGCCGTTGTGCCCAGTAATGGACCCACTGCATGTAAAAGGCCATGCGCTCGCCGTTTTGCACCGCATAAGCAGCGTTACCCCAGATGCGCTGATAGGCCCCCTCGACAGGGTCGGCCTCCGCTCTGGCGGCAATCACCATATTAAACGCCGAGCGGTAGCTGACCCGGTCGTTTGAGCGGTTGTCACCCAACTCCAGTCGCATGCGCCAGCCCTTGCGCAAGGGAAACAGGTTGTTGGACACCTCGGTACTGCGGTCGTCGTACACCTTGTGCATGCCCTTTTGCAGGTTGTGCCCGACCTCGTGGCTTTCGCCCCAACCACGGGGGTTGAGGCCCCAGTCCTGGTCATAGGGATTGCCTGAGCAACCGCTTCCGCATTGGGCGTAGTTGTCCACATTGATGTGCTGAGTACCCGGCACGCGATGGAGCGCGGCATCGGTGCAGTTCCAGCCGAGTTGGGTGCACATGGCCTGCACATGGGAGGTGAGGGTCTTGCCCGGCACGGCAAAGCCGGCCAGTTGGTACAGGTCTTCAAAAAAGAGGGTTTTCACCTCGGACAAGAAGCGGTCCACATCGCCGCCAAAGTCTGTGTTGATGACTGCGCGCATTTTGTCCGCGCGGGAATGGATCTCAATGCCCGCCAGCTTGATCTCGGCCCATTCGTGTTGGGCGGCATTCAGGGCAGTCACAAACGCCGGCTGGTCGCCCGCGCCTGCCGATTGGTCCAGAAACGGATGGCGGGCCACCCCCCGCAGCCGCAGGCGCACGGTTTGTGCAGGGGTGGCACTGCTGAACACCAGTTGCAAGGTGCCGCCATACGGGCTGTTGACTTGCACTGGCTGGCCGGTTGTAGCGGTTCGGGTCCCACAAACGGGTAGACCCGGTGCGCTGGGTGTTCAGGCGCAGCGCCACCGTGGCGGCGCCGGCATCTAGCACTTCTACGGTGACCGGCTTGCCCGGGGCCGCAAGGCGGCCGATCGCGGTAAAGCCGCTGACCGAGGGCAAGGTCACCTCTACCGTCTCGTCTGTGCTACTCACCGCCATGCCGCTGGTCAGTGCACTGGCAAAGGAGCCCAGATCCGCCTGCGCCACCGCGACCGGGCGGACATAGCTGACCAGCGCATCCGCAATCAGGGCCTTCTGGAAGGCGGCTGGCTGGGTGGTTTTGTCCATGGGGTAGCGCATCTGGCGGCGCACCACATCGGCCCAGAGCACCAGGTACCGCAGCACGTCGGTGTTGTCAGTGGCGAACAGGTTCTGGCCGGCCCGGTTGAAGGTGTCGATTTGGCTGCGCAGCGCATCCACCGGGCTCAACAAGCCAGCCTGCAGGCCCGCCACATTGGTGCAATCGGTCTTGCCCGCAGACACGGTGCAAGGCCCCCAGTCATACGGCATGCTGAAACTGTCAGAGGCGAGCAGATTCAGCAGGGCCGTGGTTTTGGCAAATTGGTTGCTCAGAGTCTCTTGGGTTGCGGCGCTCCGGCCGGCAGCCACCTTGTCGCTGGCCCAGTAGTTGCCACCATAGGGCCCGAACTGCAGCCCCATGCCGGCCAGAATCTGAATGGCGGAGTCGCTGGTCCAATTGGCTTTGGTGTGCACATACAAGACCGGTCGCCCAGCCGCTACCAGCGCGCGTATTGCGGCCTCCAGTCCGGCGCTGGCCGCCAGATCGCCGCCCACGACCAGAAGGTGCACCGTGGAAGCACAGGCCGGGGTCGCGATGAAGTTACAACTGACGGTGCTGACCGGAACTCCGGCCTTGGCCATGCCGGCAGCACTTTGACCGGCGTTGATACCGGCAAAAGCCACGTTCAGGGTAGCGGGCAGCGCCTCTGCGGCATTGCCACGCACCAGCCACGCCAGCAATCGCCGGAATGCGGGGCGATAGGCCTGCAACTCATTGTTGTTGAACTTGGACAGCACCTGCACGCCGTAAGCCGCGCTGCGACCGCCCTCAGCCACACTGATGCTGGCCAAGGCATTGCCCTGGTCCCCCACGATCAGGGGTTGTGCCATGGCGGTATTGCGCGGCTGAATCCAATAGCTCCACTGGCTGGGGTCGTACTCGGTCGACACGCCTTGGTAGAGGCTGCTGGTACGGGCAGCTTGCGCCAGGGTAATTTGTTGCTGGGCGTATTGGGCGTGCTGGGCCAACAGCTTGGCGTCACTTAGGCCGGCGGCGTCTCCGCTGGTCAGCGCCCGGGCTACGGTGGTGTCGGCAGCAGGGGCTGGAACCGTGGCCACCGTGTTAGATGCGCCACCACTGGCGCTATCACCCGAACCACTCCCGCCGCCACCGCAAGCAGCGAGTGAGGCGAGCACCACAACTGCCAGCGGGCCCCGGATACGGGAAGAAAAAGCGGCTTGAAATCGACAAAAGAGGGGCACAACGGGTCTCCGCCCTGCATCTCCATTGCGCAGGGTCGGGCGATTTTCCAGCCCCTCAAACGCCCTCTTGCCGCTGGGCTGACAGCCCGCAACACGGCTTACAAACGCTTACCCGGCCACGGGCACGGCGTTCACGGAAAGGTCAAAGAACCGCGACCTCGGCAATCGCGTTGGCCATGTATTCGATTTTCTGCTGCATGTCAGCATTGGTATCCGCATGGCGCACCGCAATGCTGCGAAAGACTTCGTGTACTTCCAAAAAAGCATCTACAACAGCAGGGTCGAAGTGCACTCCCCGCCCTTCGGTGATGATTTGCACCGCCCGGTCGTGCGACACACCATCTTTGTAGACCTTGTTGCTGATCAACGCATCGAACACGTCTGCCAGCGCCACAATGCGCGCCGACAGCGGAATTTGCTCCGCCCACAGGCCTTTGGGGTAGCCGGTGCCGTCCCATTTCTCCTGGTGGCACAGCGCCAACTCTTTGGCAACGGTCAACAAGGGCGATGCCCTGCCCAGGGTTTTCTCCGCCCGCACCAAGGCGTCGTGACCGAGCGTGGTGTGGGTGCGCATGATGGCGATTTCATCCGGCGTCAGGCGCCCGGGCTTGAGCAAGATCCGGTCGGGAATACCCACGGTGCCCATGTCGTACATCGGCACGCTGCCCGCAAGGGTCTCGACATACGCCGGTGTCAGTGTGTCGGCATAGGCGGGGTTCTTTTGCAGCTCGCCGCACAGGGCCCGCACATACTGTTGCACTCGGATGAGGTGGCTCTCGGTGTCAGAGTCGCGCAACTCCGCCAGAGTGGCCAACGCAAACACCACGACCTGCGCGGCGTGCAAGGCTTCATGG from the Rhodoferax potami genome contains:
- a CDS encoding LemA family protein, which encodes MGVMFWVVLAVAVFYLISLYNGLVEVKNAVSKAWANIDVLLKQRHDELPKLIDTCKQYMQHEQATLEKVIAARAKVSNARESQDVAAVGRAETGLRSGLGQLFALAESYPDLKANEQFVQLQARISSLENSIADRREFYNESVNINNVRIEQFPGVLVARLFNFKAFELLKFTAEELTDVDVSARFKA
- a CDS encoding HD-GYP domain-containing protein, with translation MTETNPAPLVDVHEALHAAQVVVFALATLAELRDSDTESHLIRVQQYVRALCGELQKNPAYADTLTPAYVETLAGSVPMYDMGTVGIPDRILLKPGRLTPDEIAIMRTHTTLGHDALVRAEKTLGRASPLLTVAKELALCHQEKWDGTGYPKGLWAEQIPLSARIVALADVFDALISNKVYKDGVSHDRAVQIITEGRGVHFDPAVVDAFLEVHEVFRSIAVRHADTNADMQQKIEYMANAIAEVAVL
- a CDS encoding FAD-binding oxidoreductase, translating into MNAPTALNHLLPQVNLREVPAALLEALKARFGDQLSTALVVREQHGRDESAFDVPPPSAVVFAQNTQDVSDAVKLAAQYLVPVIPFGVGSSLEGHLLAVQGGISLDVSRMNKVLSINAEDLTVTVQPGVTRKQLNDEIKSTGLFFPIDPGADATIGGMSATRASGTNAVRYGTMRENVLALEVVTASGEIIRTGTRAKKSSAGYDLTRLMVGSEGTLGVITEVTVKLYPLPEAVMAATCSFNSLADAVNTTIQLIQLGVPIARCELLDENTIRMVNAHSKLTLREGAMLLMEFHGSPEGVKEQMQTVQDIAAEFGGAAFEWAETPEERTRLWTARHNAYFAGIQSRPGCKAITTDTCVPISSLADALLDSVTEAQEAGLPFFLVGHVGDGNFHMGYLIDPAIPAERELAEQLNHQLVARALKLGGTCTGEHGVGLHKQGFLVEETGNGAVEMMRTIKRALDPHNILNPGKIFAL
- a CDS encoding cob(I)yrinic acid a,c-diamide adenosyltransferase, with amino-acid sequence MANRLTQIATRTGDNGTTGLGDNTRVSKNSLRVHAMGDVDELNSHLGVLLCEDMPPAVRSLLVEIQHQLFNLGGELSIPGFELLKHEAVLALDEALAEHNAALPRLEEFILPAGTRAASLAHVCRTVARRAERAVVALGNEEALKDTPRQYLNRLSDLMFVLSRVLNRYRTDGTVGDDVYWKSERMAKSGSESA